The Clostridiales bacterium FE2011 sequence TGTTACAGGAAAAAGGCGTTGTAGGTACATCTTCTTCCTGATATAAATATAGGGTAACGATCTGGCAACAGAACAAAAGAAACAAAGAAATCTATCGTATATTCAACATAAGCGAAACGATTCGCGGAAGGAAGTGAAGCGATGAACAAGAAGACCCGTTCCTATGTGGAATTCCTGTATATCCTTCCGTTTCTGATCCTGGCAGCCCTGATGTTTTATTACCCGCTGTATGGCTGGATTTATGCTTTCCATGATTATATGCCGCCCAAGCCCATCTCCGCGGAAACCTTTGTGGGCCTGAAGTGGTTCAAGTATATTGCTGACAATCCGGTCCGCCTGGCGGACGTGGGCCGCGTGCTGGTGAATACCTTCGCGATGAGCGGCCTTTCCCTGGCTTTCAGCTGGTTCCCGATGATCTTCGCGGTGTTCCTTAATGAAATCCGCTGCAAGCCCTACAAGAAATTCGTCCAGACAGTAACCACCCTGCCGAACTTCATTTCCTGGGTTCTGGTGTTCTCGGTGGCGTTCAACGTGCTGAGCTCCACCGGCGCGGTCAACTCTGTGCTGGTGTCGCTGGGCCTGATCGACAAACCAATCGCCTTCCTCAGCTCCAAAGAGAACGTCTGGTTCAAGATGTGGCTGTGGCTGACCTGGAAGAACGCCGGATGGGCGGCCATCATGTATCTGGCCGCGATCTCCGCCATTGACGAGCAGATGATCGAGGCGGCCAAGGTGGACGGCGCGACCCGGATGCAGATCATCTGGCGGATCACGATCCCTTGCCTGCTGCCGACCTATTTCGTCATCGTTATGCTGAACCTGGCGAACTTCCTGTCCAACGGCATGGAGCAGTACTTCGTCTTCATGAACAACTTCAACAAGAAGTCCATCGAAGTGCTGGACCTGTATGTGTATAACATTGCCACCACCGGGCGCGGCAATTATCCGCTGTCCACGGCCATCAGCATGCTCAAGAGCATCGTGAGCGTGGCCCTGCTCTTCATTACGAATACCGTTTCCCGCCTCGTCCGCGGGCAAGGGTTCGTGTGATCGGAAAGGAGGGACAGCAGATGACAACCAAAGCCGAATTCATCCGGAAGAAGCACGTGAATCCCATGGACCGCCAGAGCGCGGGCGACAAGGTCATCAGCGTGATCACGTATATCGTGTACGCCTTCTTCGCCTTTGTCTGTGCTTATCCGTTTTACTACATCATCATTAACTCCATCAGCGCGAACAACCTTTCCGAACGCGGCAAGGTGCTCTTCTGGCCGATGCAGGTTCACTTCAAGAACTACGAGCGCATGGCCAATATTCCAGGTCTGCTGGACGCGGCCAAGATCTCGGTTCTGCGTACGGTGATCGGTACAATCCTGACGGTGATAATCGCGGCCTTCCTGGGCTACATGTTTACCCGGGATACCATGTGGAAACGGAAACTGTGGTTCCGTTTTGTGGCGGTAACGATGTATTTCAATGCCGGTATCATTCCGTGGGTACTGTGCATGCGCAATCTGGGGCTGAACAACAACTTCTGGGGCTATATCTTCCCCATGATCATCCAGCCCTTCTATATCATCCTGTGCAAGACATATTGTGAGTCAGTTCCCCGGGAACTGCAGGAGGCCGCCGAAATAGACGGCGCCGGCACGCTGAGGGTATTTTTCCAGATCATGCTGCCGGTCATCAAACCAATCCTTGCGACCATCGCCATATTTGCCGCGGTGAACCAGTGGAACGCTTTCCAGGACAACCTGCTGCTGATGACGAACAGACGGGACCTGGATACCCTTCAGTACAAGCTGTACCAGTACATTACCCAGGCGAACAGCCTGAAGGCGCTGATCAGCAACACGACCAACTCCAGCGCCATTCTCGCGGGCCTGCAGACCGCCGCCACGGCGACTGCAATCCGTATGTCAGTTACAGTAGTTGTTGTGCTTCCCGTTATGATGATTTACCCCTTCTTCCAGCGGTACTTCACTAAGGGGATTATGATAGGCGCCGTAAAGGGATGA is a genomic window containing:
- a CDS encoding sugar ABC transporter permease, with the protein product MNKKTRSYVEFLYILPFLILAALMFYYPLYGWIYAFHDYMPPKPISAETFVGLKWFKYIADNPVRLADVGRVLVNTFAMSGLSLAFSWFPMIFAVFLNEIRCKPYKKFVQTVTTLPNFISWVLVFSVAFNVLSSTGAVNSVLVSLGLIDKPIAFLSSKENVWFKMWLWLTWKNAGWAAIMYLAAISAIDEQMIEAAKVDGATRMQIIWRITIPCLLPTYFVIVMLNLANFLSNGMEQYFVFMNNFNKKSIEVLDLYVYNIATTGRGNYPLSTAISMLKSIVSVALLFITNTVSRLVRGQGFV
- a CDS encoding carbohydrate ABC transporter permease; the encoded protein is MDRQSAGDKVISVITYIVYAFFAFVCAYPFYYIIINSISANNLSERGKVLFWPMQVHFKNYERMANIPGLLDAAKISVLRTVIGTILTVIIAAFLGYMFTRDTMWKRKLWFRFVAVTMYFNAGIIPWVLCMRNLGLNNNFWGYIFPMIIQPFYIILCKTYCESVPRELQEAAEIDGAGTLRVFFQIMLPVIKPILATIAIFAAVNQWNAFQDNLLLMTNRRDLDTLQYKLYQYITQANSLKALISNTTNSSAILAGLQTAATATAIRMSVTVVVVLPVMMIYPFFQRYFTKGIMIGAVKG